The following nucleotide sequence is from Barnesiella viscericola DSM 18177.
TTCAGCTGGAACTCCTCCTCGCCCTTCTTGTCCTTCACCCGCACCAACCGGGTGACAATCTTCTCGTAGAGCCCCGTGAACCAAATCATAATCGTCACGTTGATGACGTTGAACACCGTGTGGAACATCGACAACCCAAACGACACCGAGAACTGCATTGCCTCGAAATGAGCTTTCTGCTGCTCGAAATCAGGCGTATGCAGGGTCCCCCCGTTATTCAGGGCGTTGATGAGCGAAGGGTTTGTCTGCTCGTTGGCCGATACGAAAGCCATCAAATCGTTGGGGTTCCCCACGCCCAGCGAGGTACATATCCACACGATAAAACGAATAAAAGGGTAGTACAGTATCAAGGTCCATATCGACCCCAGCACGTTGAACAACAGGTGTCCCATCGCGGCCCGCTTGGCCGACACATTGGCACTGATCGAAGCCAACAGCGGGGTTATCGTGGTACCGATGTTACTCCCCAGGATCAGCGCCGCGGCAATGTCGAAGGTTATCCACCCCTTGCTGCACATGATGAGCGAGATGGCCAGCGTCGCACTCGACGCCTGCACGATCATGGTCACGATGGCACCTACGGCGCAGAATATCAAGATGGAGAGGAATCCCATCTGGGTGTAGGAGGTGAGAAACTCAAATATCTCGGGATTGCTTTTCAGGTCGGGGACCGAGTGATTGAGGTAGTCGAGCCCCATGAAGAGGAAGGAGAAACCGATGAGGAACTCGCCCCACGACTTGTGGGTGCTGTTCCTCGAAAAGAGGAGCGGAGTGCCCAAACCGATCAACGGGAGGGCAAACAGGGTGATGTTGACCTTGAAGCCAAAGATGGAGATAATCCAGGCCGTAACGGTAGTTCCCACGTTGGCACCCATAATCACCGCCATCGACTGCCCCAGGGTCATCAGACCCGCGTTGACGAAGCTCACTACCATCACCGTCGATGCCGACGAGCTCTGTATCAGTGCCGTAATCAATATACCGGTAAACATTCCTGAAAACCGATTCTTTGTCATTACAGCCAGGATATTGCGCAGTCTGTCGCCTGCCACCTTCTGCAATCCTTCGCTCATGACCTTCATTCCATACAGGAACAAGCCCACCGACCCGATCAGGGTCAGGAAGTCCAGAAATGTGTACTCCATAAAAGTTTCTTAAATAGTTGTTTTATTATCCTCTTTGTGGTATATTTAACACTCAATCTTGCATCTGGAAAAGCATTCCTTTGCAAATTTATACAAATAAAAAGACTTGCACAGAGATAAGATTGTTGTTTTGTTTTTATTAACAATATGTGAAACCCTCGTCCATACTTTATAATCACAATGGAAAGAGAAAAATTTGACATTTTTTGTGTCAACACGGGCAAGAGCCTGCGCATAGACGGCGGTGAAACTCTGCTCGAAATCTACGAAATGGCAAAACCCCAACTGGCTCATCGCCCCCTATGTGCCTATGTAAACAACAAGACCGAAGAGTTGCGGTACCGGGTGTACGGTCCCAAAGACATCGAGTTTCTCGACATCACCCACCCCTCGGGCATGCGCACCTACGTGCGTTCGCTCTGCTTTGTCATGTACAAGGCCATCAGCGACATTGTGCCGGGCACCCGGCTGCGCATCGAGCACTCCCTGTCGCACGGCTACTACTGCCTGCTCGACAACCCCGAAGCGCTCAAACCCGAGGTAATTGCCCGAATCAAGGAGCGCATGGCACAGATTATCGCGGCCGATATCCCCTTCAAGAAAATCGAATGCCACACGGCCGACGCCATCGAGACCTTCCGGCAGCAGAGCATGTTCGACAAAATCGAGCTGCTGCAATCGACCCACCAGCTCTACACGCAATACCACACCCTCGACGGACTGGCCGACTCGTATTACAGCTGGCTCACCCCCTCGACGGGCTATTTGCAGGGATTCGACCTGATGAAATACAACGGCGGGGTGTTGCTGGTGCCCCCTACTCCCGACGACCCTACGAAACCGGCACCCATCGAACCGCAGGAGAAGATGCTGAACGCCTTCAAGGAGTACCTCACCTTCAACCATATCATCGGGTTGAGCAACATCGGCGACCTCAACAAAGCGGTCGAGAGCCGACGGGCAACCGACCTCATCAAGGTGGCCGAAGCGCTGCACGAGAAGAAAATCAGCAAGATTGCCGACGACATTACCCGCCGATACCATGAGGAGGGTACCCGCATCGTACTCATTTCGGGACCCTCATCGTCGGGCAAAACCACCTTCTCGAAACGGCTCTCGATTCAGCTCATGACCAACCTGCTCAAACCGGTGGCCATCTCGCTCGACAACTACTTTGTCAACCGCGAGGACACGCCGCGCGACGAGACGGGCGACTATGACTACGAGTCGCTCTATGCCCTCGACCTCGACCTCTTCAACAAGGACCTCAACCGACTGTTGCAGGGCGAGACGGTGCCGATGCCTACCTACAACTTCGAGACCGGCAGCCGCGAATACAGGGGCAACACCCTGAAACTCGACGAGGGGGCGGTGCTCATTCTCGAAGGGATACACGGGTTGAATCCCGAACTGACGCCCCAAATCAAGCCGCATCAGAAATACCGCATCTACGTCTCGGCCCTCACCACTATCTCGATCGACGACCACAACTGGATACCGACGGCCGACAACCGACTGCTGCGCCGCATCATTCGCGACTACAAATACCGCGGAGCCTCGGCTCAAAGTACCATTGCCCGCTGGGGCAGCGTGCGGCGGGGCGAAGAGAAGTGGATATTCCCCTACCAGGAGAATGCCGACGCCATGTTCAACTCGTCGCTCCTCTTCGAGCTGGCCGTGATGAAAGACTACGCACAGCCCATACTCAGCGCCGTGCCACACGACTGCCACGAGTATGCCGAGGCGCACCGTCTGCTCCGGTTCCTGGGCTATTTCCTATCGATCAACCAGCGTGAGATTCCGCCCACATCGCTCCTGCGCGAGTTCCTGGGCGGCAGCAGTTTCAAATATTGATCTACATAAAAGCCAGCGGGGCTGCTCTCCTGACAGAGAGCAGCCCCGCTGATTATATCCAGTCGTCCCAAGCGGGGCGAATTATTTTTCGCGTTCGATGGTATAGTCGAGGATAGCGATGAGCGCATCGAGAGTCTCGGAAGCCGGAAATCCTTCGAGCAGGGCGACTGCCTCGTTGCGTATCCGCCTCATCGTCTCATAGGCATACTCGATGCCCCCTTCGTGTTTGGCATACTCGATGAGCGTGTGCACGCTCTCGGCCGACAAATGCTCTTCGGAGAGCAACGCCCGCATCTGTTCATTCTCAGCACCCGTACCATGCGTGATGGCATAGATGAGCGGCAGCGTGATTTTGCCCTCCCGCAAATCATTGCCGGTGGGTTTGCCAATCACCTTGTCTTCGTAGTAGTCGAATATATCGTCCTTGATTTGGAAACAGAGTCCCAACTTCTCGCCAAACCGGCTCAACCGCTCGACATCGGCTTCGGGAGCCCCGGCGGCCAAAGCCCCCAGCTGCATGCAGGCATAAAAGAGCGAGGCCGTTTTGCGGCGAATCACCTCGAAATAGGCCTCCTCGTCGAGGCGGTGCGTACGGGCGTTGGAGAGTTGGTCTATCTCGCCACGTGCCAGTTCACGGCCCAAAGTACCCAGACTGGCCACGATGGCTATCTGCCGGGTCCGTACCGAACAGTCGAGCGCACACGACACGAAATAATCGCCGGTCAAGACGGCTATCCGATTGTCATACAGATGATTGATGGTGGGTAACCCCCGACGCTTCTGCGACTCGTCGACCACATCGTCGTGTATGAGGCTGGCATTGTGCAGCAACTCCAACGAGGCGGCCGCGTCGATTGCCGCCCGGGGTACCGGGCCGAACAACTTGGCGCACAGCAGCACCAGAATAGGCCTTATCTGCTTGCCCTTGCTTTCGAGATAAGTGTGTATCACCTCGTTCATCAAAGGACTGCTTGTATGCAGGGTCTCGGTAAGGGTCTTATTCAGTAAGTCGAGTTCGTCGGTTATAGGTTGCCGTATGACCAAAAGTTTATCCATATCCATTTATTCTGCTGCAAAAATAGTAATAAAACAAAAGAATCCGTATTTTTATCGTAATTTTACCGCATTGCAATGACGCTTTTTTAATTCTTATCTACAAACCGCATATTCGACATGCAAGAGAAACGACTTTTCCTGTTAGACGCCTACGCGCTCATCTACCGCTCTTATTATGCCTTCATCAAAAATCCCCGCATCAACTCCAAGGGAATAAACACCTCGGCCGTCCTGGGGTTTGTCAACACCCTCGAAGAGTTGCTCAAAAAGGAGAACCCCTCGCACATTGCCGTGGGATTCGACCCACAGGGGCCTACCTTTCGCCATGAAGCCTACGAGCAGTACAAGGCTCAGCGCGAAGAGACGCCCGAGGTGATTCGTTACTCGGTCCCCATCATCAAGGAGATTATCGGGGCCTACAACATACCCATCATCGAGGTGCCCCGTTTCGAGGCCGACGATGTGATAGGCACCCTGGCCAAACTGGCCGAAAAGGAGGGATTCGATACCTACATGATGACCCCCGACAAGGACTACGGCCAACTGGTATCGCCCCATATCTTCATGTACCGCCCCAAGTTCGGCGGCGATTTCGAGATACTGGGTCCCGAAGAGATCAAGGCCAAATACGGCATCGAGTCGCCCGAACAGGTCATCGACATACTGGGACTGATGGGCGACAGTTCTGACAACATACCGGGCTGTCCCGGTGTGGGCGAAAAGACGGCCGTGAAACTCATCGCCGATTTCGGTGGCATCGAGAATCTGCTGGCCCATACCGACCGTCTGAAAGGGGCGCTCAAAACCAAAATCGAGAGCAACCGCGAGCAAATCGAGTTCTCCCGCTTCCTGGCCACGATTCGCACCGACGTGCCCCTCACCTTCGACGAAGAGGCTCTGCGCCGCGAGCCGGTCAATGCCGAGAAGCTGCGCCCCATCTTCGAGGAGCTGGAATTCCGCAGCCTCACCGAACGGGTGCTGGGCAACAAACCGGCTACCGCAACGATGCCCAAACCGGCCACACAGCGTTCGCTCTTCGATCAAGCCGAACAACCGGAAACCTCGGAAACTCAGGCGGCACAACCGGCCGAATCGAAACTCACCGACATACACTCGGTCCCCCACACCTACCACCTGGTCGACACGACCGAGAAGATGTGGGACCTGGCTGCCCTGCTGGCCTGTGCCCCAGCCTTCGCCTTCGACTCCGAAACAACCGGCATCGACCCCATGAGCGTCGAGCTGGTGGGCCTCTCCTTTGCCCTCAAAGAGCACGAAGCCTACTATGTGCCCATACCCGACGACCAGCAGAAGGCCCGCGAAACGGTGCGCATCTTCAAATCGGCACTCGAAAACCCGGCCTCACTGAAAATCGGGCAAAACATCAAATACGACTACATCGTGCTGCACAACTACGGGGTCGAGGTCAAGGGCAACCTCTTCGACACCATGGTGGCCCACTACCTGTTGCAGCCCGAACAGTACCACAACATGGACTATCTGGCCAACGTCTACCTGGGCTACAAGCCGGTAGCCATCGAGGAGCTCATCGGCCCCAAGGGAAAGAAACAGCTCTCCATGCGGCAAGTACCCATCGAACAGATTTACCAATATGCCGCCGAAGACGCCGACGTAACCCTGCAACTGAAAAATCGCCTCGAAAAGGAGTTGACCCGCGAAAAGATGGAGAAACTCTTCTACGAGATGGAGATGCCCCTCACCCGCGTGCTTGCCGACATGGAGATTACCGGGGTAAACGTCGATACGGCCGAGTTGAAAAGCTCGTCCGACCTGCTCACCCGACGAATGGGCGAACTGGAACAGGAGATTTACCAACTGGCCGGGACTACCTTCAACGTCAGCTCGGCCCGACAGGTGGGCGAAATTCTTTTCGAGCGGCTCAAAATCGACGAGAAGGCCAAGAAGACCAAGACCGGGCAGTACTCCACCACCGAAGAGATTCTGGAAAAACTGCGCTCGCGCCACCCCATCGTAGGCAAGATTCTCGACCTGCGCGGCATACGCAAGCTGCTCAGCACCTATATCAACGCCCTGCCCGAACTGATTAACCCCCGAACGGGCAAGATTCACACCTCGTTCAACCAGACAGTGACGGCTACCGGTCGGCTCAGTTCGAGCAACCCCAACTTGCAGAACATTCCGATACGCGACAACGAGGGTCGCGAGATTCGCCGCGCCTTCGTGCCCGACCCGGGGTGCCTCTTCTTCTCGGCCGACTACTCCCAAATCGAATTGCGCATCATGGCCCACCTGAGCGGCGACCGCCACATGATCGAGGCCTTCCGCGAGGGGTCGGACATTCACGCCGCCACCGCAGCCAAGATTTACAAGGTGCCCATCGACGAGGTGACCTCCGACATGCGCCGGAAGGCCAAGACGGCCAACTTCGGCATCATCTACGGCATCTCGGTATTCGGTCTGGCCGAGCGGCTCAACATTCCCCGCAGCGAAGCCAAGGTGCTCATCGACGGCTATTTCGAGAGCTACCCGCAAATCAAGGAGTACATGAACAAGAGTATCGAGGTGGCCCGCGAAAAGGGATACGTCGAGACCATCTGCGGCCGCAAGCGCATGCTCCCCGACATTCACTCGCACAACAGCGTCGTGCGCGGATATGCCGAACGAAATGCCATCAACGCCCCAATCCAGGGCAGTGCGGCCGACATCATCAAGATTGCCATGATTCGCATTGCCCGACGGCTGGAAGAGGAGGGGTTGAAGAGCCGCATGATTCTGCAAGTGCACGACGAACTCAACTTCAACGTGCCGGCCGACGAACTCGACCGGGTGAAGGAGATTGTGTGCCAGGAGATGGAAAACGCCTACCCGCTGCAAGTGCCGCTGGTGGCCGACTACGGTACCGGACACAACTGGCTTGAAGCCCATTGACCCTAAAAATCGGGGCCGACAGGCCTCACGGCGACAAATAATTGTGTAACTTTGTGTCCCGGTTATGACGATTACAAGCATGGACATTCAAAGTTTTTCGGCACTCTTCAACACGCCGACGCGACGTGACGCCTTCCTGTCGCTGGTCAAGGACTCCAAGAAAAAGAATATTTTCATACAAGGGCTCGAAGGTTCGGCCCCGGCGCTGCTCTTCTCCAACCTGTTGGAGAACAAGCACCCTCACCTCATCATCGCCAACGACCTCGACGAAGCGGGGTACCTTTACAACGACCTGGTGCAGATCAACGGCAGCGACCACATCTTGCTCTTCCCCTCGGGCTACAAGCGCGACATCAAGTACGGACAGCCCGACCCGCCCTCCGAGATACTGAGGACCGAGGTGCTGAACCGGCTGAACCGGAAAGGTGACTCACTGCTGGTGGTTACCTACCCCGAGGCGCTCGCAGAGAAGGTGGTGCCGGTCGACACCCTTACCGACCAGACGCTCCACATCGACAAAAAGACGAAATGCGACATCATGGCCCTGGCCGACAAGTTGAGGGAACTCGGATTCAACGAGGTCGACTACGTCTACGAACCGGGACAGTTTGCCGTGCGAGGCAGTATTCTCGACGTCTTCTCGTTTACCAACGAGCTGCCCTACCGTATCGATTTCTTCGGCAAGGAGGTGGAGAGTATCCGCACCTTCGAGGTCGAGACCCAACTGTCGACCGAGCGGCTCGACGAGGTGTATATCGTCTCCAACATGAGCGGGAAAGAAACCTCGGGCATCTCGATGCTCGATTTCATCGATAAAAATGCCCTTCTCGTATGTCATAACCTCTCGTGGACGCTCGACCGGATAGAGGCCATTGCCTCGGAGTCGCTCTCGGAGCAGACCCTCATCGCCGAGGAGGGCGACCGCGATGCCATGAAGAAGGTCATCAACCCGGCTGAGTTCCGCCGGAAAGCCCTCTCGTTCCGCCGCATCGACTACGGCACATCGAGCGAGGCAGCCACCCCGGCCGTCATGCGGTTCGACTGCGCCCCGCAGGGTGTCTACCACAAGAATTTCGACCTCGTCAGCCAGTCATTCGCCCAATTCATCGAGAAAAAGTACACCATCTACATACTCAGCGACAGCGAGAAACAGATTGAGCGCCTGCAAGCCATCTTCGAGGAGCGGGGCGAATCCATCACCTTTACCCCCGTGCTGAAAACCCTGCACGAGGGATTCGTCGACAACGACCTGAAAATATGTTGTTTTACCGACCACCAGATTTTCGACCGCTTCCACAAGTATACGCTGAAAAGCGACCATGCCCGGTCGGGCAAACTGGCCCTCTCGCTCAAAGAGCTCAACCAGATCGAGGTGGGCGACTACATCGTGCACGTCGACCACGGTATCGGCCGCTTCGGCGGACTGATTCGCACCGAAATCAACGGCAAGATGCAGGAGGTCATCAAGCTCACCTACCAGAACGACGACATCATCTTTGTGAGCATACACGCCCTGCACAAGCTGGCCAAGTATCGCGGCAAGGAGGGTGAGACGCCCCGCGTCAACAAACTGGGCAGCGGCGCCTGGGAGCGCATGAAAGAGAAGACCAAGGGCAAGATGAAGGAGATTGCCCGCGACCTTATCAAACTCTATGCCGCCCGCAAGCAGGAGAAGGGCTTTGCCTTCTCGCCCGACTCGTTCCTGCAACAGGAGCTCGAAGCCTCGTTCATCTATGAGGATACGCCCGACCAAATCAAGTCGACGGCCGAGGTCAAGGCCGACATGGAACGCGAACGTCCCATGGACCGGCTCATCTGCGGCGATGTGGGTTTCGGCAAGACCGAGATTGCCATACGGGCTGCCTTCAAGGCCACCTGCGACAACAAGCAGGTGGCGGTGCTCGTGCCCACCACCGTGCTGGCCTTCCAGCACTACCAGACCTTCAAGGAGCGGTTGAAAGAGTTTCCCGTGCGCATCGAGTACCTCAGCCGGGCCCGCAAGGCTTCGGAGGTGAAAAAGATACTCAAAGACCTGGCCGACCGCAAAATCGACATCATTATCGGCACGCACAAGCTCATCGGGAAAGATGTGAAATTCAACGACCTGGGCTTGCTGATTATCGACGAGGAGCAGAAGTTCGGCGTAGCGGTCAAGGAGAAACTGAAACAGATGAAGGTCAATGTCGACACCCTCACCATGTCGGCCACCCCGATTCCCCGCACGCTGCAATTCTCGCTGATGGGAGCCCGCGACCTCTCGGTCATCTCCACACCGCCGGCCAACCGCTACCCCATACAGACCGAGGTGCACGCCTTCAACGACGACATCATCAAGGAGGCCATCAACTTCGAGATGAGCCGTGGCGGACAGGTATTCTTTGTCAACAACCGCATTCCGCAACTCTACGAACTCGAAAATACCATACACCGGCTGGTGCCCGACGCCCGCGTGGTCATCGGCCACGGACAGATGCCGCCCGAAAAACTGGAACAGGCCATCATCGACTTTGTCAACTACGACTACGACGTGCTGCTGGCCACCACCATCATCGAGTCGGGTATCGATATGCCCAACACCAACACCATCATCATCAACGATGCCCAGAACTTCGGGTTGAGCGAGCTGCACCAGCTGCGCGGCCGGGTGGGCCGCAGCAACCGCAAGGCCTTCTGCTACCTGCTCACACCGCCGCGTCACACCTTCTCGGTCGACGCCCGTCGGCGGTTACAGGCCATCGAGAGTTTCTCGGAGCTGGGCAGCGGCATACACATCGCCATGCAGGACCTCGACATACGGGGGGCAGGCAATCTGCTTGGAGCCGAACAGAGCGGTTTCATCGCCGATTTGGGCTATGAGACCTACCAAAAAATCCTGAAAGAGGCGGTCGACGAGTTGAAAAACGACGAGTTCAGCGACCTCTACTACGGGGCCGACTCCGACGCGAAACCCGAGGAGTTCGTCTCGGAGTGTACCATCGAGTCGGATCTCGAAATTCTATTCCCGGCCGACTACGTGCCGCAGGAATCGGAACGCATCTCGCTCTACCAGGAGCTCGACAACATGGAGCGGGAGACCGACATACGCCAGTTCTGCGAACGGCTCGAAGACCGTTTCGGACGTATTCCCCACGAGGCCATGGAGCTAATCCGTGTCGTGCGGCTACGGCGCCTCGCCAAGCAGCTGGGTATCGAAAAGGTGGGATTGAAACAGGGACAGATGTATCTCTACTTCGTCTCTGACGAACATGTGGCCTACTACCAGTCGGCCGCCTTCGGCCGCATACTCGCCTATCTGCAAAAGTACCCCCGCCAGTGCAAACTGCGCGAAATAAACGGACGCCGTTCGCTGGCCATCAAGGATATTATTTCGGTGGAATCGGCGGTTGCGGTGCTTGAGGAGGTGTTGCAGACGACACCGGTTTAGCGGCCGACGACGCAGCCTGCCGCATCGTGCCGAAGGGAATGCCCCACAACTCGTCGGGGTGATGACCGGCGGTAAGCAGGGCGGCATTGATGTAGTCGCGGCTCGACGGATTCTGGAAGGGATAGAGGCCGAACCGTGGCATGATGGCGGCATAGTGCTCGAAAATCTCCGATTGAATCGACTCGTAGCTCACCCAGTCGGTATTGGTCGAGAAGCAGTAGAGCTGCAAGGGCAGCCCGTTGTCGTTCGGGTCGAGCGCCCGCACCATCAGAATCATCTGCCCGCCGATGAACTTGTGATGTTGCAGATAGAGTGTCATGTAGGCCCGGAAAAGTCCCAGATTTGTCTCGATGGTCCCGTTCACCAACCCCTCGCTGTTTTGGGTATTCTCCACGATGCCGCGTTGCTGTTGAGCCTCTTTTTTTTCGATGAAATCGCGCAAAATATCCATTTCCTTCATCTTTTCCAGAAACTCGGGCGTACAGAATTTCACCGTACTCAGATCGATGGTAAACGAACGCATGATGCGTCGGCCGCCCGCTTCGGTCATGCCTCGCCAGTTCTGCACCTCGCCCGACACCAGCGAGTAGGGAGGCAAGGTCACTATCGTGTTGTCGAAGTTCTGAACCTTCACCGTATCGAGCGACACATCGATGACGATACCGTTCACACTGCCGCCCGGCACCACAATCCAGTCGCCGTTGCGAATCATGTCGTTTTGCGACAGCTGCACCCCCGCCACAAAACCCAGGATACTGTCTTTGAAGACCAGCATCAACACCGCGGCAAAGGCCCCCAGCCCGGTAATCAGGGCCATGGGTGAACGCTCGATGAGAATCGACACGGCTACGATGACCCAGAAACCGGCCAGTAGCCCTTTGATGATTTGAATCATACCCTTCATGGGACGGTTGCGCAAAGCGGTGCGACTCGAATAGAACTTCCAGAAGACCGACAACTGGGTGTTGATGGAAAAGACGATGACCCCCAGTATGTAAATCCAGCACAACTTTTCGATGAGTTTCAAGAAAACCGGCGTCCCGTGAAAGGCAAAGGGGAGCAACGCCACAATGACCAGTGGCGGAATGATGTGAGTGAGGCGGGTAAAGATATGAGCCTCGACCAGCGACTTCAACAGATAGCTTCCCCGATACCGGGCCACACGGTGAATCACATAAATGACGACGGCCCGCAGTATGCGACCCACCACAATGGCTATTACAAAAACCAGCACCCCGTACACAATGCGGTCCCACACCGGCGAGGGCGAACCGGTGAGGCGCAACAACAAATCCGACACCCACTCCATCAGCCGGTCGGCTATTTCATACGCTTTTTTCATCGCTTCTCTTTTCCCCTAAAAACGTCCCGCAGGGGTGTTGGGTTCACCCCCGGCGGCATCTCCTACCCGTTTTTACTGCAACGGATTCGACAACCCTGCCGGGAATAAACGACCAACGTATGAAAAGATTAGTTATCTTTGCAGCGCCTGAATGGATAGGAGACTATCCGGTTTCGCCGAATAATCAATAAAATATACGATATAATGAGTTTACAATGTGGCATAGTCGGGCTGCCCAACGTGGGCAAATCGACGCTTTTCAACTGTTTGTCCAACGCCAAAGCGCAATCGGCAAACTTCCCGTTCTGTACCATCGAGCCCAATGTGGGTGTCATCACCGTTCCCGATGAGCGGTTGAACAAACTGGCCGAATTGGTTCACCCCCAACGCATCGTCCCCACGACGGTCGAGATTGTCGACATTGCCGGACTGGTGAAAGGGGCCAGCAAAGGGGAAGGCCTGGGCAACAAATTCCTCGCCAACATACGGGAGACCGACGCCATTCTGCACGTGCTCCGTTGCTTCGACGACGACAACATCACCCACGTCGACGGGTCGGTCAATCCCGTGAGAGACAAGGAGATTATCGACTTTGAGCTGCAACTCAAAGACTTGGAGACCATCGAGTCGCGCATCTCGAAAGTTCAGAAACAGGCCCAGACCGGCGGCGACAAGGCGGCCAAAATCGCCTACGAGGTACTGAGCCGCTACAAAGAGGCACTCGAACAGGGCAAACCGGCACGTACCGTGACCTTCGAAACCAAAGACGAACAGAAGATTGCCCACGACCTCTTCCTGCTCACCAACAAACCGGTGATGTATATCTGCAACGTCGACGACGCCAGCGCCGTGTCGGGCAACAAATATGTCGACATGGTGCGCGAGGCAGTCAAGGAGGAGAACGCCCAGATACTGATTGTGGCTGCCAAGACCGAATCGGAGATTGCCGAGTTCGAAACCTACGAAGAGCGCCAGATGTTCCTCAACGAAATCGGGCTCAAAGAGTCGGGCGTATCGCGTCTGATTCGGGCCGCTTACAGCCTGCTCAACCTCGAAACCTATTTCACCGCCGGACCTCAGGAGGTACGTGCCTGGACCTACCTGAAAGGGAGCAAGGCTCCGCAATGCGCGGGCATTATCCACACCGACTTTGAAAAGGGCTTCATTCGGGCCGAGGTCATCAAGTATGACGACTACATCGCCCTCGGGTCGGAAAACGCCTGCAAGGAGGCTGGAAAGATGTATATCGAGGGGAAGGACTACGTGGTACAGGACGGCGACATCATGCACTTCCGCTTCAACGTATAGGCGATAAGAAGAGTATCACTCTTTACATACACAGAAGGGCGGCGAATCCATCGAAATTCGCCGCCCTTCTGTTATCGTTCAATCCCGAAACGGGAAAAATCTTTTACTGCTTTTTTACCGGAAGATTCAGAATCTTGGCATAGCGGGCCTCGTCGTTGAGAATACCGCAAGCCTCCTCCAAATCCTTGTCGTTCTTGATCGACTCGATGATTTCGCCCTTCTGGTAATAGTAGCGTTTGACAATCTCGATTGAGAGCAGTTGCGCGATTTCATCGCGAAAAGTCTCCAAGTCGCGGTCCAAATCGTGGTTCAGCGAAGCTGCCAAGGCCTCGAACTGCTTTTGGGTATTTTCGTCGAAATAGCCCTCAAACTTGGCTACCTCCTTCAAATCGTCCAAGATGCGTTCGCTCTGCTTGTCATACTTGAAGTTCTTCGACTTGACATAGGCCTTGAAATCGTCGTACACCGAGTCGGGCAACACGAAATCCCGGGCAGGAGCAATCGAGTCGTGCCGGGCGGCAAACCGGGTAGCGTAGTCGAAGAAATAGAAATCTTTCATCAAGTAGTAACTGATGTTGCCCCGGCGCTCTACCGTGGTCTCGATATCGGGCTTGATGCCACCCCCGTCTCGCACGATGCGGCCGTGGGCAGTCTTGAACTCGTGGG
It contains:
- the polA gene encoding DNA polymerase I, translating into MQEKRLFLLDAYALIYRSYYAFIKNPRINSKGINTSAVLGFVNTLEELLKKENPSHIAVGFDPQGPTFRHEAYEQYKAQREETPEVIRYSVPIIKEIIGAYNIPIIEVPRFEADDVIGTLAKLAEKEGFDTYMMTPDKDYGQLVSPHIFMYRPKFGGDFEILGPEEIKAKYGIESPEQVIDILGLMGDSSDNIPGCPGVGEKTAVKLIADFGGIENLLAHTDRLKGALKTKIESNREQIEFSRFLATIRTDVPLTFDEEALRREPVNAEKLRPIFEELEFRSLTERVLGNKPATATMPKPATQRSLFDQAEQPETSETQAAQPAESKLTDIHSVPHTYHLVDTTEKMWDLAALLACAPAFAFDSETTGIDPMSVELVGLSFALKEHEAYYVPIPDDQQKARETVRIFKSALENPASLKIGQNIKYDYIVLHNYGVEVKGNLFDTMVAHYLLQPEQYHNMDYLANVYLGYKPVAIEELIGPKGKKQLSMRQVPIEQIYQYAAEDADVTLQLKNRLEKELTREKMEKLFYEMEMPLTRVLADMEITGVNVDTAELKSSSDLLTRRMGELEQEIYQLAGTTFNVSSARQVGEILFERLKIDEKAKKTKTGQYSTTEEILEKLRSRHPIVGKILDLRGIRKLLSTYINALPELINPRTGKIHTSFNQTVTATGRLSSSNPNLQNIPIRDNEGREIRRAFVPDPGCLFFSADYSQIELRIMAHLSGDRHMIEAFREGSDIHAATAAKIYKVPIDEVTSDMRRKAKTANFGIIYGISVFGLAERLNIPRSEAKVLIDGYFESYPQIKEYMNKSIEVAREKGYVETICGRKRMLPDIHSHNSVVRGYAERNAINAPIQGSAADIIKIAMIRIARRLEEEGLKSRMILQVHDELNFNVPADELDRVKEIVCQEMENAYPLQVPLVADYGTGHNWLEAH
- the mfd gene encoding transcription-repair coupling factor translates to MDIQSFSALFNTPTRRDAFLSLVKDSKKKNIFIQGLEGSAPALLFSNLLENKHPHLIIANDLDEAGYLYNDLVQINGSDHILLFPSGYKRDIKYGQPDPPSEILRTEVLNRLNRKGDSLLVVTYPEALAEKVVPVDTLTDQTLHIDKKTKCDIMALADKLRELGFNEVDYVYEPGQFAVRGSILDVFSFTNELPYRIDFFGKEVESIRTFEVETQLSTERLDEVYIVSNMSGKETSGISMLDFIDKNALLVCHNLSWTLDRIEAIASESLSEQTLIAEEGDRDAMKKVINPAEFRRKALSFRRIDYGTSSEAATPAVMRFDCAPQGVYHKNFDLVSQSFAQFIEKKYTIYILSDSEKQIERLQAIFEERGESITFTPVLKTLHEGFVDNDLKICCFTDHQIFDRFHKYTLKSDHARSGKLALSLKELNQIEVGDYIVHVDHGIGRFGGLIRTEINGKMQEVIKLTYQNDDIIFVSIHALHKLAKYRGKEGETPRVNKLGSGAWERMKEKTKGKMKEIARDLIKLYAARKQEKGFAFSPDSFLQQELEASFIYEDTPDQIKSTAEVKADMERERPMDRLICGDVGFGKTEIAIRAAFKATCDNKQVAVLVPTTVLAFQHYQTFKERLKEFPVRIEYLSRARKASEVKKILKDLADRKIDIIIGTHKLIGKDVKFNDLGLLIIDEEQKFGVAVKEKLKQMKVNVDTLTMSATPIPRTLQFSLMGARDLSVISTPPANRYPIQTEVHAFNDDIIKEAINFEMSRGGQVFFVNNRIPQLYELENTIHRLVPDARVVIGHGQMPPEKLEQAIIDFVNYDYDVLLATTIIESGIDMPNTNTIIINDAQNFGLSELHQLRGRVGRSNRKAFCYLLTPPRHTFSVDARRRLQAIESFSELGSGIHIAMQDLDIRGAGNLLGAEQSGFIADLGYETYQKILKEAVDELKNDEFSDLYYGADSDAKPEEFVSECTIESDLEILFPADYVPQESERISLYQELDNMERETDIRQFCERLEDRFGRIPHEAMELIRVVRLRRLAKQLGIEKVGLKQGQMYLYFVSDEHVAYYQSAAFGRILAYLQKYPRQCKLREINGRRSLAIKDIISVESAVAVLEEVLQTTPV